From Microcystis aeruginosa NIES-2549, a single genomic window includes:
- the dnaG gene encoding DNA primase, which yields MDTPRLHPDTIEEVKQRIDIVDLISERVVLKKRGREYVGLCPFHEEKSPSFTVSPAKQMYYCFGCGAGGNGIKFFMEVGKQSFSEVVFELARRYQIPIKTLAVEQRQELEQKLSLKEQLYEIMAVAVSFYQHALSQPQGEKALDYLKVQRQLTPETIANFQLGYSPQGWETLYRYLVEQKRYPVALVEQAGLIKARQNGSGYYDQFRDRLMIPIFDSQGRAIAFGSRTLGNEQPKYLNSPDTPLFEKGKTLFALDRAKQTIIQQDLAIVVEGYFDAIALHAAGINNVVACLGTALSQEQIKLLLRYSESKQIIFNFDADQAGIKATQRAIEEINSLVYSGQVNLKILNLPDGKDADEFLKSRADGVNSYRELIEKSPFWIDWQISQMLVNKDLKQGLHFQQVSSSMVSLLQKLIDGNQRTFYLDYCAEILAQKDAARLPYILKNLSKQVNKPLGKSPEITRKNILDKSEKNGSEKAEWLLLLIYLNSPEYRRLICELLDEKDLIFNVPDYRWLWQVILELETQITKPRDLMSALQNHLLIITTDKNRDFNSLFHLNEHTSQQILQPEEQIKDAIIAMEKISLMEYRRYCQEQLINALDSNQREFYQQEFYQTVNKLIAIDPHYQQA from the coding sequence ATGGATACACCGAGACTACATCCAGATACGATCGAAGAAGTTAAACAAAGAATTGATATTGTGGATTTAATTTCCGAGAGAGTCGTCCTCAAAAAAAGGGGAAGGGAATACGTCGGTTTATGTCCCTTTCACGAGGAAAAATCCCCTAGTTTTACGGTTAGTCCTGCCAAACAAATGTATTACTGTTTTGGCTGTGGTGCGGGGGGAAACGGGATTAAATTCTTTATGGAGGTGGGGAAACAATCTTTTAGTGAGGTGGTTTTTGAGCTTGCTAGAAGGTATCAAATCCCGATTAAAACTCTGGCAGTAGAACAGCGTCAGGAATTAGAGCAGAAATTATCCCTCAAAGAACAATTATACGAAATAATGGCCGTAGCGGTGAGTTTTTATCAACACGCCCTTAGTCAACCTCAAGGGGAAAAAGCGTTAGATTATCTCAAGGTACAACGACAACTAACCCCAGAAACCATCGCTAATTTTCAACTGGGATATTCTCCCCAAGGTTGGGAAACTCTCTATCGTTATTTAGTGGAACAAAAGCGCTATCCTGTGGCTTTAGTGGAACAAGCGGGATTAATTAAAGCGCGTCAAAATGGTAGTGGTTATTACGATCAATTTCGAGATCGTTTAATGATTCCTATTTTTGATAGTCAAGGACGGGCGATCGCTTTTGGTAGTCGTACTTTAGGTAATGAACAACCAAAGTATCTAAATTCTCCCGATACTCCTCTATTTGAAAAGGGAAAAACTCTCTTTGCTCTCGATCGAGCTAAACAGACAATTATTCAGCAAGATTTAGCGATAGTTGTGGAGGGTTATTTTGATGCGATCGCTCTCCATGCAGCCGGTATTAATAATGTGGTTGCCTGTTTAGGAACAGCTTTAAGTCAAGAGCAAATTAAGCTACTTTTGCGCTACAGTGAAAGTAAACAAATAATCTTTAATTTTGATGCCGATCAAGCGGGAATTAAAGCGACACAAAGGGCGATCGAGGAAATTAACTCCCTAGTTTATTCAGGACAAGTTAACCTAAAAATCCTTAATCTTCCCGATGGTAAAGATGCCGATGAATTTCTTAAATCTCGTGCTGACGGGGTAAATAGTTATCGAGAATTAATCGAAAAATCTCCTTTTTGGATTGATTGGCAAATCTCGCAAATGTTGGTGAATAAAGATTTAAAACAGGGACTACATTTTCAACAAGTGTCTAGTAGTATGGTTAGTTTGCTGCAAAAGTTAATCGATGGTAATCAACGGACTTTTTACCTAGATTATTGTGCTGAAATTTTGGCTCAAAAAGATGCCGCTCGTTTGCCATATATTTTAAAAAATCTCTCAAAGCAAGTTAATAAACCACTGGGAAAATCCCCAGAAATTACAAGAAAAAATATCCTAGATAAATCCGAAAAAAACGGCTCAGAAAAAGCCGAATGGTTATTATTATTAATTTATCTCAATTCTCCGGAATATCGGAGGCTAATTTGTGAACTTTTGGATGAAAAAGATTTAATTTTTAATGTCCCTGATTATCGTTGGTTATGGCAAGTAATTCTAGAGTTAGAAACCCAAATTACTAAACCAAGAGATTTGATGTCAGCTTTACAGAATCATTTATTGATAATCACCACAGACAAAAATCGTGATTTTAATTCTTTATTTCACTTAAATGAACATACCAGTCAGCAAATTTTGCAG
- a CDS encoding beta-ketoacyl-ACP synthase, which translates to MNVVVTGIGLISSLGNLSQSWQRLLEGKTGINRQQPFSDLPALPLGLIGHKPAFLEDLTKIALIAALEDAKLTPPLKDCGVTIGSSRGCQGLWERMAATGIVENWLDSLPDRASVLTARLIETRAPVLAPMAACATGIWSIAQGVELIKMGECDRVLAGAIETPITPLTLVGFEQMGALAKTGCYPFDIAREGLVLGEGGAILVLESEELALSRNAPIYGQILGYGFTCDADHVSAPAVDNRSATKAIELCLHRSQLRKDEINYIHAHGTSTRLNDERESNLIASIFGSQVAVSSTKGATGHTLGASGALGVAFCLMALKNKLIPPCVGVRESPFQLNLARSAVNFSLHNCLCLSFGFGGQNAAIAVGKFFSDQ; encoded by the coding sequence ATGAATGTTGTGGTGACGGGAATTGGGTTGATCAGTTCTCTGGGAAATTTAAGTCAGAGTTGGCAAAGATTACTAGAGGGCAAAACTGGTATAAATAGGCAACAACCCTTTTCTGATTTACCCGCGTTACCTTTGGGTTTAATCGGTCACAAACCGGCATTTTTAGAGGATTTAACCAAAATTGCCCTGATTGCCGCCCTTGAAGACGCGAAGTTAACGCCTCCCTTAAAGGATTGTGGTGTCACTATCGGTTCTAGTCGCGGTTGTCAGGGTTTATGGGAACGGATGGCAGCGACGGGAATAGTAGAAAACTGGTTAGATAGTTTACCCGATCGCGCCTCGGTATTGACCGCTAGATTGATAGAAACCAGGGCCCCAGTGTTAGCACCGATGGCGGCCTGTGCCACGGGCATCTGGTCGATCGCCCAGGGTGTAGAATTAATCAAAATGGGAGAATGCGATCGAGTTTTAGCCGGGGCGATCGAAACTCCGATCACTCCCTTAACTTTGGTGGGATTTGAACAGATGGGAGCTTTGGCGAAAACGGGCTGTTATCCTTTTGATATAGCTAGAGAGGGTTTGGTTTTGGGCGAAGGTGGCGCGATTTTAGTCCTTGAATCGGAAGAACTGGCTTTAAGCAGAAATGCCCCCATCTACGGGCAAATTTTGGGCTATGGTTTTACCTGCGATGCCGATCATGTTAGCGCCCCGGCGGTGGATAATCGTAGTGCTACCAAAGCGATAGAACTATGTTTGCACAGAAGTCAATTAAGAAAAGATGAAATTAATTACATTCACGCCCACGGCACTAGCACCCGTTTAAACGATGAACGGGAGTCAAACCTGATCGCCAGCATTTTTGGCTCGCAAGTGGCTGTAAGCTCGACAAAAGGCGCAACAGGACACACTTTAGGGGCTTCGGGGGCGTTAGGTGTGGCTTTTTGTTTAATGGCTCTGAAAAATAAGCTAATTCCCCCCTGTGTCGGTGTGCGCGAGTCGCCTTTTCAATTAAATTTAGCTAGATCGGCTGTTAATTTTTCTCTGCACAATTGTCTCTGTCTTAGTTTCGGGTTCGGAGGACAAAATGCCGCCATCGCAGTGGGGAAGTTTTTCAGTGATCAGTGA
- a CDS encoding peptidylprolyl isomerase yields the protein MMKIRKSGWLSVVCVFLITTTTLFGCSSPEANSTPDNSSITQTSQPASSGSVNMDNYKPRLDGTAVVEMIIKGKPVTIEIDGNAAPITAGNFVDLVGRGFYNGLTFHRVVTEPQPFVAQGGDPQGRGTGGFVDPETKQPRYVPLEILLKDEKEPIYGKAIGQQATARTPIVALPHKRGAIAMARSQQPNSASSQFYFALSDINFLDGDYAVFGYVTKGMEVIDTIKQGDKIDSAKVISGAENLKK from the coding sequence ATGATGAAGATAAGAAAATCTGGCTGGCTGTCTGTGGTTTGTGTTTTTTTAATCACAACGACGACACTTTTCGGCTGTTCTTCCCCAGAAGCTAACTCCACCCCCGATAATTCTAGTATCACCCAAACCTCTCAACCTGCCAGTTCGGGCAGTGTCAACATGGATAATTACAAACCCCGCTTAGATGGAACTGCCGTCGTCGAGATGATCATCAAAGGTAAACCGGTAACGATCGAAATTGATGGCAATGCAGCCCCAATTACCGCCGGTAACTTTGTGGATCTGGTGGGGAGAGGTTTTTATAATGGTTTAACTTTCCATCGCGTGGTTACAGAACCGCAGCCTTTTGTCGCCCAAGGTGGTGATCCCCAAGGTCGCGGAACTGGTGGTTTTGTTGACCCGGAAACCAAGCAGCCCCGTTATGTTCCCTTGGAAATTCTCCTTAAAGACGAAAAAGAGCCGATTTATGGGAAAGCAATCGGTCAACAGGCCACGGCCCGCACTCCCATCGTCGCTTTACCCCATAAACGCGGTGCGATCGCGATGGCCCGTTCTCAACAGCCTAATTCGGCTTCTTCTCAGTTTTATTTTGCCCTGTCGGATATCAATTTCCTCGATGGTGATTATGCCGTTTTTGGTTATGTCACTAAGGGAATGGAAGTGATCGATACGATTAAACAAGGGGATAAAATTGACTCGGCCAAAGTTATTTCTGGTGCAGAAAATCTGAAAAAATAG
- a CDS encoding photosystem I assembly protein Ycf4 has translation MKAQTTSKDSLILRQEVVGARRPSNYFWAVIVSIGGLGFLLAGLSSYLKVNLLLVSDTSALQFIPQGVALLFYGTAGTLLAIYLWLSLLWNVGGGYNEFNKETGKVKIFRWGYPGKNRRIDLDWPMEDVQAVRAEVREGLNPKRELFLRIKQRRDIPLTRVGDPMSLSELENQGAELARFLEIPLEGL, from the coding sequence ATGAAAGCGCAAACAACAAGTAAAGATAGCCTGATCCTACGGCAAGAAGTAGTGGGAGCGCGTCGCCCTAGTAACTATTTTTGGGCTGTAATCGTCTCTATTGGCGGTCTAGGGTTTCTCCTCGCCGGTCTTTCCAGTTATTTGAAGGTCAATCTACTTCTCGTTAGCGATACCAGTGCCTTACAATTTATTCCCCAAGGAGTCGCCCTCCTCTTTTATGGCACTGCGGGGACCCTTTTAGCCATCTATCTCTGGTTATCTCTCCTCTGGAATGTCGGAGGTGGTTACAACGAGTTTAATAAGGAAACCGGCAAAGTTAAAATCTTTCGTTGGGGCTACCCCGGCAAAAATCGTCGCATTGATCTCGATTGGCCCATGGAAGATGTGCAAGCTGTGCGGGCCGAAGTGCGAGAAGGACTCAACCCGAAACGGGAACTATTCCTGCGGATTAAACAGCGTCGCGATATCCCTTTAACTCGCGTCGGTGATCCGATGTCCCTCTCGGAATTGGAAAATCAAGGAGCGGAACTCGCTCGTTTTCTGGAAATTCCTCTAGAGGGATTGTAG
- a CDS encoding AAA family ATPase, translated as MLTSLTLRNFKSYQEATLSLAPITFLIGANASGKSNALEAIRLLSWLAKGSRLDDIERNIQSGNAIARGQAIDLFGAEKEYFTLATHIDNAPDGWTDFEIEIGLLSDQLIIIGESVSKASKDQELTLYKIDGDPNPHTDEIRVMYNNFNKGGKKPHIPCSNRQAIFYQLETPSRFQQSHTKSQKIIPAVTKVIRETLRNIVFLDPRPAVMRDYAYAKDDDIKEDGSNLSSVLYAVCQQGETQKNKLLDFIRSLPEQDITDIRFIITDRKDVMVKLIESFGNKEHQIDAPLLSDGTLRVLAIAATLLSVNPGTFVIIEEIDNGVHPSRADNLVKQIREIALERKLRVLITSHNPALLDAVPDSDIGNVLCCYRDPQAGDSRIVRLADLERFPELIVQGTLGQLMTKQVLDKFLKDKSTAEQRQQNALSWLEQLKQGEVA; from the coding sequence ATGTTAACATCGCTGACTCTTCGGAATTTCAAAAGCTATCAGGAGGCAACCTTGTCTCTAGCACCCATCACCTTTTTAATCGGTGCTAATGCGTCAGGAAAAAGTAATGCACTAGAAGCAATTCGCTTACTTTCGTGGTTAGCGAAAGGCAGCAGGTTAGATGACATTGAACGCAACATTCAAAGCGGGAATGCAATTGCTCGTGGACAAGCGATCGATCTTTTCGGTGCAGAAAAAGAGTATTTTACCTTGGCAACACACATTGATAACGCTCCTGACGGTTGGACTGATTTTGAGATTGAAATTGGGCTATTATCAGACCAACTTATTATAATCGGAGAAAGTGTCAGTAAAGCTAGTAAAGATCAGGAATTAACACTTTACAAAATTGATGGCGATCCTAACCCGCACACCGATGAAATTAGGGTGATGTATAACAATTTTAATAAAGGTGGTAAAAAGCCCCACATACCTTGCTCTAACCGACAAGCTATTTTTTATCAATTGGAAACTCCCAGTCGGTTCCAGCAAAGTCATACTAAATCACAAAAAATTATTCCAGCAGTTACTAAAGTAATTCGAGAAACCTTGAGAAATATCGTCTTTCTTGATCCTCGTCCAGCAGTAATGCGGGATTATGCTTACGCTAAAGATGATGATATTAAAGAAGATGGCTCTAACCTTTCTAGTGTTCTTTACGCAGTTTGTCAGCAGGGAGAGACTCAAAAAAACAAGTTGCTTGATTTCATTCGTTCATTACCAGAACAGGATATTACCGATATTCGCTTTATCATTACAGACCGCAAGGATGTTATGGTGAAACTAATAGAGTCTTTTGGGAACAAAGAACATCAGATAGATGCTCCTTTGTTGTCTGATGGTACTCTGAGAGTTTTAGCGATTGCTGCAACTCTACTAAGTGTAAATCCTGGAACTTTCGTAATTATTGAAGAGATCGATAATGGTGTTCATCCCAGTCGTGCAGATAATTTAGTTAAGCAAATTCGGGAGATCGCCTTAGAAAGAAAACTGAGGGTACTGATCACCTCCCATAACCCGGCGTTATTAGATGCAGTACCCGATAGTGATATTGGAAATGTACTTTGTTGTTACCGAGATCCGCAAGCAGGAGATAGTCGTATTGTCCGATTAGCTGATTTAGAGCGTTTCCCCGAATTAATTGTGCAGGGAACTCTTGGTCAGTTGATGACTAAACAAGTATTAGATAAGTTCTTAAAGGATAAGTCCACAGCAGAACAACGTCAACAAAACGCGCTAAGTTGGTTAGAGCAATTAAAACAGGGAGAAGTAGCCTGA